The Verrucomicrobiota bacterium genome contains a region encoding:
- a CDS encoding right-handed parallel beta-helix repeat-containing protein encodes MITLTECQLWSRLCLGLWVGAAAMGAAAEPSGTSAACGAAVPFITIEAEDPANRTSGLVVKLSKLPSGLDNSPELEASGRAYVELRQTGDFLEIPKTPAGNGLVIRHCIPDAPQGGGITATLGLYVNGKRRQTLRLSSKHNWLYGTGKLGENGQSNQPTKFPHVFWDEARWIVEGGLKAGDSLRLQKDATDNAEFYRIDLLELEPIPPPLPQPANSLSIATYGAKGQDATADTAAIRKCIEEAQAQGKTVWLPAGTFLQNAAFTVRGVRVQGAGMWHTSLCNVPGTAPKNWSGCGGFVLAGSNPSVSDLYMDGLETTSRGAEGAKAFTGGGTNWSVRNVWIAHAHVGFWVGGIGGTVSGCRVRFSYADGININNGGGHGPAHNILVENNHVRGTGDDGLAILGEAPRKGPHQTLNVTLRHNTVAAVWWGGNCDLAGGNGHLIEDNVFADGGSAYNLGLNLPAAFPMCSLTGAIVRRNLIIRGGNNYASQRRGAIWIYPGTASIASTVIEDNRIIAPLFRGIHLAGSSSQQIVFKGNLIEHPGEDAIVIDGKVTGRGTFTANTVRNLNPGRKPLANSAGESYKLVQTGNSWK; translated from the coding sequence GAAGCGGAGGACCCGGCCAACCGAACCTCCGGGCTCGTCGTCAAGTTGAGCAAGCTCCCCAGCGGGTTGGATAATTCCCCGGAGCTGGAAGCCAGCGGGCGGGCCTACGTGGAACTGCGCCAGACGGGGGATTTCCTGGAGATTCCCAAAACGCCGGCGGGTAACGGGCTCGTCATCCGTCATTGCATCCCGGATGCGCCCCAGGGCGGGGGTATTACCGCGACGCTGGGATTATATGTCAACGGCAAGCGCCGCCAAACGCTGAGGCTCAGCTCCAAGCACAATTGGCTCTACGGTACGGGCAAGCTGGGGGAGAACGGCCAGAGCAACCAGCCCACGAAATTCCCGCACGTGTTCTGGGACGAAGCGCGCTGGATCGTCGAAGGGGGCTTGAAGGCCGGCGATTCGCTCCGGTTGCAGAAGGACGCTACGGACAACGCCGAGTTCTATCGGATTGACCTGCTGGAGCTGGAGCCGATACCCCCGCCGCTCCCCCAACCCGCCAACTCCCTGTCCATCGCCACCTATGGCGCCAAGGGACAAGACGCCACGGCGGATACCGCCGCCATTCGCAAGTGCATCGAAGAAGCCCAGGCGCAAGGCAAAACCGTGTGGCTGCCGGCGGGAACGTTCCTCCAGAATGCCGCGTTCACCGTGAGGGGCGTGCGCGTTCAGGGGGCGGGAATGTGGCACACCAGCCTGTGCAATGTGCCCGGCACGGCGCCCAAGAACTGGTCGGGCTGCGGCGGCTTTGTGCTCGCCGGCAGCAACCCCAGCGTTTCGGATCTCTATATGGACGGACTGGAAACGACCTCGCGCGGCGCGGAGGGGGCCAAGGCGTTCACGGGAGGCGGGACCAACTGGAGCGTCAGGAACGTGTGGATCGCGCACGCGCATGTGGGCTTCTGGGTGGGCGGAATCGGCGGCACGGTGTCGGGCTGCCGGGTGCGGTTCAGCTATGCCGACGGCATTAACATCAACAACGGCGGCGGCCATGGCCCGGCGCACAACATCCTGGTGGAAAATAACCATGTGCGCGGCACCGGCGACGACGGCCTGGCGATCCTCGGCGAAGCCCCGCGCAAAGGCCCGCACCAGACGCTCAACGTGACCCTGCGACACAACACAGTCGCCGCAGTCTGGTGGGGCGGCAACTGCGACCTCGCCGGCGGCAACGGTCATTTGATCGAGGACAATGTGTTCGCGGACGGTGGATCGGCGTACAACCTGGGCTTAAACCTGCCCGCGGCGTTCCCGATGTGTTCGCTGACCGGCGCGATCGTCCGGCGCAACCTGATCATACGCGGCGGGAACAACTACGCCAGCCAGCGGCGCGGCGCGATCTGGATTTATCCCGGCACCGCGTCCATCGCCAGCACGGTCATCGAAGACAACCGGATCATCGCCCCGCTCTTTCGTGGCATCCACCTGGCCGGCTCCAGTTCGCAACAGATCGTGTTCAAAGGGAATCTCATCGAGCATCCGGGGGAAGATGCGATCGTGATCGATGGCAAGGTCACCGGCAGGGGAACGTTCACCGCCAACACGGTGCGCAATCTCAACCCCGGCCGGAAGCCCCTGGCCAACAGCGCCGGCGAGAGCTACAAGCTGGTTCAAACCGGCAACTCCTGGAAATAA